Proteins encoded within one genomic window of Salipaludibacillus agaradhaerens:
- a CDS encoding aspartate aminotransferase family protein, whose product MVMKKLKSSLDCYGLETERSLNYMKEAKKHLPGGVAANIKHFEPYPIVMKEGRGAWLKDVDNHWYVDYLMGYGALALGHAHAKIRHAIADQIFCDGTCLFGTPHQLEVEFAKAIKRHYPSIQKLRYTNSGTEATQLAIRLAQVFTGKRKVAKCEGHYHGGYKEMLYSINPSLDEAGEIELPLPVPESADVKVDGNEPYILPFNHIEGIEHLIMTHHSDLAAVIIEPIQAGYIMADQTYIDRLRQLTLTYGIVLIFDEVKTGFRSALGGAQEKYEIEPDLTTLGKVIGGGFPIGLVGGRKEILDVSSPSRGADVFEAGEEGSGSAKDILFHSGTYNGHPTILAAGLATIKEMEQAYAKVLDITTSLREGIETLAKSVGLPVTTYGAGSIFNVIWKKGCKLKHYRDLQKTNTKMRKELDFALLQAGVYTKPLNRYSISAAHGKEELDFTLKAYEKAFHQLKGGARFS is encoded by the coding sequence ATGGTGATGAAGAAACTCAAATCTTCTCTCGATTGTTATGGATTAGAAACGGAGCGTTCACTTAACTATATGAAAGAAGCAAAAAAGCATTTACCCGGAGGAGTAGCAGCAAATATTAAGCATTTCGAACCCTATCCTATAGTGATGAAAGAGGGACGTGGCGCTTGGCTAAAGGATGTTGATAACCATTGGTACGTCGATTATCTAATGGGATATGGCGCACTTGCTTTAGGCCACGCTCACGCAAAAATAAGGCATGCGATAGCAGATCAAATTTTCTGTGACGGTACATGCTTGTTTGGTACACCACATCAACTTGAAGTTGAATTTGCAAAAGCGATAAAAAGACATTACCCATCCATTCAAAAATTGCGTTATACGAACTCTGGAACTGAAGCAACTCAGTTAGCAATTCGTCTTGCCCAAGTTTTTACAGGGAAAAGGAAGGTAGCTAAATGTGAAGGGCATTACCATGGTGGATATAAAGAGATGCTTTACAGTATTAACCCGTCATTAGACGAAGCAGGCGAAATAGAGCTTCCATTACCAGTTCCTGAATCAGCAGATGTTAAAGTAGATGGTAATGAACCTTATATTTTGCCATTCAATCATATTGAAGGTATCGAACATCTTATCATGACTCATCACAGTGATTTAGCGGCAGTTATTATTGAACCTATACAAGCTGGGTATATAATGGCTGATCAAACTTATATAGATCGGTTACGCCAGTTAACTCTTACGTATGGGATTGTTCTAATATTTGATGAAGTAAAAACAGGTTTTCGCTCAGCTTTAGGAGGAGCACAAGAGAAATATGAGATTGAGCCTGACTTAACAACTCTTGGAAAAGTAATTGGAGGGGGGTTTCCAATTGGGCTTGTTGGTGGAAGGAAGGAGATTCTTGATGTGAGTTCACCTTCTAGGGGAGCTGATGTATTTGAAGCTGGGGAGGAAGGATCGGGGTCAGCAAAAGATATTCTGTTTCATAGTGGCACATACAATGGCCATCCTACTATTCTAGCAGCTGGACTTGCAACTATAAAGGAAATGGAACAAGCATATGCTAAAGTGCTAGATATCACCACTAGTTTACGAGAGGGTATTGAAACACTCGCTAAAAGTGTAGGACTTCCTGTGACAACATATGGTGCTGGTTCTATATTTAATGTAATATGGAAGAAGGGTTGTAAGTTAAAACACTACCGTGATCTTCAAAAGACGAACACGAAAATGAGAAAAGAGTTGGATTTCGCTTTGCTTCAAGCTGGTGTTTACACAAAGCCTCTCAATCGTTATAGTATATCAGCAGCCCATGGAAAAGAGGAACTAGACTTTACATTAAAAGCTTATGAAAAAGCGTTCCATCAGTTAAAAGGAGGAGCGAGATTCTCCTAA
- a CDS encoding MurR/RpiR family transcriptional regulator produces the protein MLESDVYRRMIQTREKMSKSHKKIANYLIEHHETAPFLTASKLAKNVQVGEATVIRFAFFLNYKGYPDLQRHLQEALQRKMTSAEVLARTTDENDTTENVVTEVLSDDIQNLKETLNQVDPAIFEKIVYELIEAKRIYIIAYRSAASVGGFLEFYLDLVLQNTEMIRQADGVSEHLLDLTEEDLVIGLGFSRYTKRTVEVLKYAKQRSAKTVVITDHLLSPLVPYADHKMIAATEINSFIDSFSAPMSVISALITALTRTEHKKVEKRLQELEGLWETFDVFYD, from the coding sequence TTGCTTGAAAGTGATGTATATCGTCGTATGATCCAGACACGAGAAAAAATGAGCAAATCACACAAAAAAATAGCTAATTATTTAATTGAACATCACGAGACAGCGCCTTTTTTAACAGCGTCCAAGCTTGCTAAAAACGTGCAAGTAGGGGAGGCAACCGTTATTCGTTTTGCCTTTTTTCTTAATTATAAAGGTTACCCTGACTTACAGCGACATTTACAAGAAGCTTTGCAAAGGAAAATGACGTCCGCTGAAGTTCTAGCTAGAACCACTGATGAAAATGATACAACAGAGAATGTGGTCACTGAAGTATTGTCAGATGACATCCAAAATCTAAAAGAAACGTTGAATCAAGTGGATCCAGCAATTTTTGAAAAAATCGTTTATGAGCTTATTGAAGCAAAAAGAATTTACATTATTGCCTATCGCAGTGCGGCTAGTGTGGGTGGATTTTTAGAATTTTATTTAGATCTAGTCCTGCAAAATACAGAAATGATCCGTCAAGCTGATGGTGTGTCAGAGCATTTGCTTGATTTAACTGAAGAAGATTTAGTTATCGGTCTCGGCTTTTCCAGATATACGAAACGGACTGTTGAAGTTCTGAAGTACGCGAAACAAAGAAGTGCGAAAACGGTGGTTATAACAGACCATTTATTAAGCCCATTAGTACCATATGCTGATCACAAAATGATAGCTGCTACTGAAATTAACTCTTTCATCGATTCTTTTTCAGCACCTATGAGTGTGATTAGTGCTTTAATCACTGCTCTGACAAGAACCGAACATAAGAAAGTGGAGAAAAGATTACAAGAACTAGAAGGTCTTTGGGAAACATTTGATGTCTTTTATGATTAA